The window TATTCCACtgtatctcatacatcaacatcttGGGTAAACTGGCGCTTGGAAACTACAAAGTCCGGATCTAGTATCTTGGGTAAACTGGCGCTGTTATCATTACTCGATTTGGCGATCTATAACAGATTCCTGCACAAACACACAGCTTGGCGTACGTATACATATGCTGATCTTTACAAGCCTTTTGTAATCTACAGAATATCAGTTGTGCACTGGTTATTACGGAGTACTATCTAAAAAATACAGTTGCACACTGGTTAGATTCATGCGCAAGCACACTATGCGCATGCATGCATGATGCACGGGATGCCATATGCAATGCATGCATGCTTGCATGCAAGTGAAGTGATGGATGGAACCACCGGAAAAAAAAAGATTCAATCCCTTGTCATGGATCGAACAGGAAAAAATCGTCATCTCCGATGCTGCCCAGAGAGCCCACCACGAACCCGAGGCTGCTCGGCGACGACGGGAAACTGCCCGTGCCGCCACCCTGGCCGCCTCCCGCCATGTCGCCTATCCCACTCCCGCTGTGGTCCGGCACCGACCCCACCATCGAGGACGTCCTCCCGGCCGATCCCACGAAGTCGGCGAGCTCGTCCGCCTGCAAGAATGGATCGGACGAGGAGCTGAACACGTCGTCAACGCTGGTGCACCACGAGGAGGACGGCTGAGTAGTGCCCGGGGCCAAATGAGGAAACGTCGGGGCAAAACTGACGAGGTTTTCTGCACGGTCGTCGCTCGCAGCGACAATGATCATTGGGGTATTGGAGGGAGGCTTGCAGGTGTGCTCGCCGTAGTACGTGATGTCGTACTTGATTGGATGGGTCTCGCAGATCTGGGCTTGCCTCTTGGCGTTGCAGCCTTGGTCTGATTTGTGCGTACACCTGTAATAGCTCCTGAAAGATCAAACCATAACGAAGCTCATGATTTAATTTCCTCCAGTTTCCATCGCAAATCAGTGCGAGCGTGCGCAAAGAGAAATCGTGCTAGCTATTATAGTTTTAGTGCTTCTTTCAGAAACAAAACAAGTGTACGTACCTCGGATGAGTTGAGTTTTGGATTTCTTTCTGCCCATACTTCCGCCATATGTGACCATCAACCAGCGTGTCAGTATCTCGCTTGCCAGAGAAGCCTTCTAATCTGCCATATAAAGGTAGCAAAGTTGATGAGGAAACTAATCAAAATGAGCATCGATCACAAGGAACTCGGCTGGCTTTTGCCAAAGAAAAGAAGTTAATCAGCACAACACACTGTTCAGATCGACCGTGTGCTCTTGAGGAGAGTTCGATTTTTAACCTTCTGCTGAAGCTGCGTTTCCTCGTCCTCCCGGTGGAGCTCTCCGCCCTCGCCCTGATCACCCCATCGGCCGACCCGGACGCGGACGCTCCGGCCGTGCAGCCGGTGTCCAACGCCGACAGAGCGCTGGACAGCTTGTTGAGCATCCCGTCCATCAGCTCTGTCAACTCCGACGACTGCTCCTGCAGCATGCCCTTGAGCCTCGTCGCCCCCTCGCGCGCCTCGATCAGGTCGTTCACCGCcgcggccgccctcgccgccggcacGTCTCTCCCCGCGCTGCCCGAAGATGCCATGCAACTACAGCAGTGCTACACCACTAGTAATACCCCGCTAGCTACTGTGCAGCGTTCACCGCTATAAGCTTTAGCGTAGGCGCAGGTAGGGTGAAGGGGTTCTCTAATTAATTAAGTTGAGGTGTTTGCTTGCCACTCCCATTCTTATCGGGCGGGAGGAAAAGTATAGCAAGGAAAATGTTGAAAGCAGTGAGGACGGACGGAGGAGGAAGCTGCATGGAAGCAGGAATAATTGATGATAACCCCCcaatgtcactgacatgtggggtcggGGCTTATAATCAAAGGCACACGAACTGGGGGGTTATCATCAAGGGAGTGGGTCCCGACGACCGGGCGACCATGGTAGATACTCGAATCAAAGGAAGCAAGCAAAGGGAGGCATGGCTACTGGACATATACAAGTCGTCATCGCCATGACACAGGCTGTGTGAGGTCACGCGCGCGTTTGACCGTATGGACACCGGCAATGGCTCGGCAACTTCCTTCCTCCGTCCAGGCCTTGGTGCAAACGATCCAGCCCTGCTGGGCCGGCCGTTAGATTCTTTGCTTAGCACCTGCGGTCTCCAATTAGATTATGTGCTTTCGTTCAACCTGTTACTTTCTTCAGGGTAGTCGTAGCATCTACGTACATTAGTTCACTCCAGTCAAACGAGCAGTAGACCGTCAAATGTGACCAACATCGCTGTTCTTGGCAAGCCGTATCGTGCCTTTTGAAAATTGGAGACATGAATGTTTTTTATACTGGAACCTTTCTCCATCTGCTGAGTAGATTCACGCGGTGGAATATTGTCAGCCACATAATGCAACGCGCCTCCGCGCAGACCAGTTTTAGTTACTTTGATTTGAAAAAGGACACGGCTAATTCCTCCATGTAGTTGCTCAAGAGTGACACGCTTTGCCAATTCAGTACTTCCGTGTGATTTGGCCTATCCAAATGTGTATTCCTGGTCTAACTCCATAAAGTTATTATAACTTGTAATTATCGCCTTTTATCTATAAAAAATAGAATAACTTGTAACGCCTAGCATGCGGTCCTGGCCTCACCAAACACTTTGCGatcttttttttgaaaaatcatcaattttattaATTGAAAAAAAGGTTACATCATCTAGAAGAAGAGGTACAATATCGTTCATAGACTCCTCAAACCAATCCTTTGTCACAGAAAAATTTAGCTAGCCCAGCGAGTTCATTAGCAACCTTATTCACATTCCTATTACAATGTTCAAGGAATTTGCAAGACCATACCCTTCTCCCCGTCCCCGCCCGCGCCGGGACTCCAACTCCTCCCCTCCTTCTCCCCTCGCCGCCACCGGGCAAAGAATGGCTAGCTTTTGGTGGTGGTGAGGCCTCGTTCCCCTCCTCTCGCCCACCCCTGGCTGGTACGGGGCAGCCTGGGCGCATGGAGGTGTTGCGCTTGCGCAGGGTGAAAACAGATGCTCGGGGCGGCGACGTGCGTGGTCGGCGGGGCGGTGGCCTGAGTGTGCTCCTGCAGTGCGGCGGCTGGTCGCGGGCCCATTTGGATCTGACGCTTGGACCCAGGCGAACGGACGTGGTGGGGTAGTGGCTCAACATGGTGGCTGCTCCAGCTGCATGAACCGAGTCCTAGATTCGACTGCACGTAGTAGCCTTACCTGTAATAGTAAAAATTTAGAGGGCTTTGGAACAACCAATCGAGCGTAGCTACAAGTGGGGCCGCGAAGTTGAAAATATCCACATACATCGagatggggagctggggcagtagggcaaggccggtttcgaaggaagttatacctgagggtcgccgagaTGTGGCTATGTGGGTGGAGGGTGGGTGAATCTTCCCACACTACAACAACAAGGAAGAATGGGTTGGAGGCACACATGCGTCGGTGCTGTGTCATAGAGAACAACACGGCCCGTAGATTGGGACACACCGACAGTGGGTCTCCTTCCTCGGCGACGGCGACCGCGTGACGCTGCACCTCCCTCCTTCCCTGGCGgaggggatccggccggatctgtgaccaccagtgagcGGAGAGAGCTCATTGGAGATACCAGTGagacgatcaaatgtgagctgaacATCTTCAATGTCGagcctcttgaagcggttgaagagattgcgaagaacaccaaCTCGAGAATCTCATTGGGACCCTCATTGACTTTGGAGAGCCACTCCCAGATCAACTTTGAAGTTTTGAGAGCACTCACACAACCATACCGCCCTTTGgccagatgaccacaaatgatgttcttggaGGTTGAATCTAGTTGAGAAaacctcttcacatcagcagcggtgacaccttcaccaactTTAGGAACGCctgtcttgacgacataccagaggtcgttgccgatggcttcaagatgcatgtgcatcttataggtccatgtagcgacccgacctcaaacggtcaagtctctgtgcttcagtgtcatccctggatcagtaatgctgacacgcacaatactcgaaagatttataacagagtagcaatcacacacttattacatcgaatgtctcaaaagagaacttattacaataaatatggcttaagttcatctaatacgataacagcagaaggcttggaagataaagtgagtccatcaactccaacggcatagctgagctgcatggcaacgacctaacgaaccttactcctcgtctgaaaagtctgcaacataatacgttgtagcccgaaaacgggtcagcacatggaatatgctggcaatataacacggtagagcaagaacagaataatgctatcactatatgcatatttggctggtggaaagctctacagtTAAAGTTTtgagaaaagccaatttttccctacaacaaaggaatagattttatttaactatcatggtagttgaaacatcattgagaaggttcctccaactcaatcccaattaaaagtaattatcaacccaacaatattaatttagagtgatgagatacatatgataatccaattactagatactcgagatgtccataaccggggacacgactaaccatgattagtttttacactctgcacaggtttgcgcacttttccccgcaagactcgatctcctccgttggatttcttgcactacatgatgtttgagaaacggatgaccgagacacagtctttcagaagcattaactctctactccggatagactataccacctacaacccactacctgctagtctacctcttcaagagcttcacgcaccttactcaactatgctagagcccataatagcttgtggctgcacacagaagtttctagaatgaaatatctcagttccctttgagcctgggtggcggaccttagggttatcacacgggtactccgggatatcctaggacaacactggattctccaggtgcccgacaagcaatccacccagatgtgtattaaagttgccaccttaagttgaaccattaattaacaatctcacatctgtcatggttcCACTCAAATCCAATCCACgtatacgagcatagcatagcaatataagcaatacgtagaagtaactcccaagggtttgataataacagagaaataggttctacctcatcaactacttcccaatcccacatgttatcaagtcctaatcatgcaatgtttgagggttgaaactaatgcataaaaactaggtgataaagggatatgatcaaagtgttacttgccttgctgatgatccgcaaaacctagagactcgatgtagcacgcttcgcactccggtactctatcgcaatcaaacaagcatacaataagcaatcaaaaaagggcacgagtaaaactcaaataagagatctaaccagaaaattcaacttaagaactccgatttacaaaaagaatcaaatcaaacagagcaacaaactcaaactgcgaaaaaaagatccaattactaatctggactaaagtcaaattttactgtatcaaaatcttgttcaagttggttaaacggaaagagggtttcgatacgaaactctaggccttgaatcgcctgattccgataaacgagcgaaaagttatactaaaacgaaaatcggatcagaaatcacgatcgaaaataatcgcggaaaatccgagaaaaagaaaaactgacgaacaggttaacgaacgaacgttcgctgtctccgGTTAAACGGTGAAAACcgatcgttaaaacgaacgtaaaaacgggcgtttgctaaataactaaaccaaaaataaACCGAACCCGATCTaagaaaaaaacggatctagggtttcgaaaaaaccaaacggttttctcacgaaaaccgaggcggctacctcgggtccggcgggtccggcgaggtccggcgactccggcgcggcagcggcagcggcgggcggcggtggcggcatgacgcggggctagggttagggttttggggCGAGGCAAGGCTGGGCTGGCTCGGGTGCGGCTTATAAGAGGGCCGGCCCGAGGTCtcctggccgggtacggcccgaagtcggtttgacttttttaaaaaaaataattccgacatgcagaaaaagaaagaaaagaaatactaaacggactccaaaaattccgaaataaattttccccgtcctctaaaaataaactggacaaggtgaacatttatttgggcctaaaatgcaattttgaaaaacgcatatttttcctaattcaagtaaaatagcgataaaactccgaataaaaatcttatttgattttaatattaaatctttgaTATTTCTCTATTtttaggaagtcattttatcctctctcttttatttttattaaagAGTtaatcgaagagaaaataattaaaaccaacgaTCCACTttccaaaattcgagaaaactcgaatatgaaaataatgaaatccccaactctctctgtaggtccttgagttgcgtagaatttctaggagtaagccaaaaatgcaataaaacatgatatgcaatgatgatctaatgtataacattccaaattgaaaatttgggatgttacaaacctaccccccttaagatgaatctcgtcgtcgagattcgggttggctagaaataggtgtgggtggtccttgcgaagatcatcctctcgtttccaggtggcttcgtcctcggtatggtgactccactgaactttgcaaaacttaataaccttgctgcgggtaattcggccggcaaactcgaggatcctgactggcttctcctcataggtcaaatctgtccaactgaatcgcttccagcggtactgtatctcttagaggaatgtcggccatctctgtgtggcacttcttcaactgagaaacgtggaacacatcgtgaactcctgacaatccttcgagtaattccaacttataagcaacttctcccatactttccaaaactctgtatggtcccacaaagcgtggcgctaactttcccttaactccaaaacgcttaactcctcggagtggtgatacccgaagatacactctgtctccgatttcatagactacctccttgcgttttgaatctgcataactcttttgtcgggactgagctaccttcagtctatctctaatcaatttaaccttctcttctgattccttaatgaaatctggtccaaataactgacggtctccaacttcattccacaacaacggtgtcctgcacctccttccgtaaaaAGCTTCAAaaagtgccatcttcaaactggcctggtaactattgttgtatgagaactctgcatagggcaagttgtcatcccaactagatccataatctagtgcacaagctctcagcatatcctccagaatctggttgactctctcggtctgtccatctgtttgcgggtgaaaagctgtactgaactccagtctggttcccaaggtttcatgcaactgattccaaaactttgaggtaaactgggttcctctatctgatacaattgttctcggaactccatgcaaacagacaatcctagtcatgtatatctttgccaacttggcacttgtataggtggtttttactgggataaagtgagctactttggtcaagcgatcaactactacccatatagaatcatatcctgatttggtcccgggctatccggtgatgaaatccatgccaagcttatcccacttccattcgggtatcggcatgggTTGTAACAATctggctggcttttgatgttctgccttcactctctgacatacatcacatacggctacatactcggcaatatccttcttcataccagtccaccagaagcaTTCCTTTAAATCCAcacacatcttggtgtttccggggtgtatcgagtatggtgagtcatgagcctcctgaagtattaacttcctgatctctgtgttattgggcacataaacacgatcctcaaaccacaaggtgtcatgttcatcctcacgaaaatctttggcctttcctttgctcattctctcttttatctcggtgatctctttgtcatccttctgagcttctcggatctttcctaacaatgtagactgaacttccattgttgcaacaaagcctctagggacaatctccaatcgaagttctctGAGATCCTCTGCCAACTCCTTCGGCAATCCTGCACTTATGAGtgtgttggcataactcttccggctcaaagcatctgctacgatgtcggccttgcctggatgatagtgaagcttcatgtcataatcct is drawn from Triticum dicoccoides isolate Atlit2015 ecotype Zavitan chromosome 4A, WEW_v2.0, whole genome shotgun sequence and contains these coding sequences:
- the LOC119288833 gene encoding WRKY DNA-binding transcription factor 70-like, producing the protein MASSGSAGRDVPAARAAAAVNDLIEAREGATRLKGMLQEQSSELTELMDGMLNKLSSALSALDTGCTAGASASGSADGVIRARAESSTGRTRKRSFSRRLEGFSGKRDTDTLVDGHIWRKYGQKEIQNSTHPRSYYRCTHKSDQGCNAKRQAQICETHPIKYDITYYGEHTCKPPSNTPMIIVAASDDRAENLVSFAPTFPHLAPGTTQPSSSWCTSVDDVFSSSSDPFLQADELADFVGSAGRTSSMVGSVPDHSGSGIGDMAGGGQGGGTGSFPSSPSSLGFVVGSLGSIGDDDFFLFDP